One genomic segment of Streptomyces niveus includes these proteins:
- a CDS encoding MerR family transcriptional regulator: MDTEAGAAKAAGADQEPTLTVDELAARAGVTVRTVRFYSTRGLLPPPVIGPRRVGQYGHDHLSRLALIEELQHQGMTLAAIERYLEQLPPDLSAHDLAIHRALVATWAPDSAEEATRAELEKRAGRALAEDDIDRLAAMGVLARADAPGRYRLDPGLLRLGVELLDVPIAHETILAARTVLLEHTRSAAHALSRLFRDEVWNPYEESEPDPERVAAMRSLSAHMQPMVVQALVTAFQRSLKEELRAAFTDG; the protein is encoded by the coding sequence ATGGACACAGAGGCCGGAGCCGCGAAGGCGGCCGGGGCGGACCAGGAGCCGACGCTCACCGTCGACGAGCTGGCCGCACGCGCCGGTGTCACGGTGCGCACCGTCCGCTTCTACAGCACCCGTGGTCTGCTGCCGCCACCGGTGATCGGACCGCGCCGTGTCGGCCAGTACGGGCACGACCATCTGTCCCGGCTCGCGCTCATCGAGGAGCTTCAACACCAGGGCATGACCCTCGCGGCGATCGAACGCTATCTGGAGCAGCTGCCACCGGATCTGAGCGCGCACGATCTGGCCATACACCGGGCGCTGGTGGCGACCTGGGCGCCGGACTCCGCCGAGGAGGCGACGCGGGCGGAGCTGGAGAAGCGCGCGGGACGCGCCCTGGCCGAGGACGACATCGACCGGCTGGCGGCCATGGGCGTCCTGGCCCGTGCCGACGCCCCCGGCCGCTACCGGCTCGATCCGGGGCTGCTGCGCCTGGGAGTTGAGCTGCTGGACGTGCCGATCGCGCACGAAACGATCCTCGCCGCCCGTACGGTCCTGCTGGAGCACACCCGCTCGGCCGCGCACGCGCTGTCGCGCCTCTTCCGGGACGAGGTGTGGAATCCGTACGAGGAGAGCGAGCCGGATCCGGAGCGGGTGGCGGCGATGAGGTCGCTGTCGGCCCATATGCAGCCGATGGTCGTGCAGGCGCTGGTGACCGCGTTCCAGCGCTCGCTCAAGG
- a CDS encoding putative protein N(5)-glutamine methyltransferase: MSATPFSSATLPSLSAVVTRLRAAGCVFAEDEARLLVSAADSPAALTEMVSRRTAGLPLEHVIGWAEFYGLRIAVDAGVFVPRRRTEFLVRQAAALIHQTAAGRPAVVVDLCCGSGALGAALLATAYGPVELYACDIDPAAVACARRNVAAVLEGDLFDALPDDLRSRIDILIANVPYVPTGEVGLLPSEAREHEPLVALDGGADGLDVLRRVTAGAPHWLAPGGHLLFETSERQVPDAVGTVRGDGLAPRVVTSEEWEATVVVAQLRGAGLGAVALSPDPRGR, translated from the coding sequence ATGTCGGCAACACCGTTCTCCTCCGCCACGCTTCCCTCCCTCTCCGCCGTCGTCACCCGGCTCCGCGCCGCGGGCTGTGTCTTCGCTGAGGACGAGGCCCGGCTGCTGGTCTCCGCCGCCGACAGCCCGGCGGCCCTCACCGAGATGGTGAGCCGCCGCACCGCCGGACTGCCCCTGGAGCACGTCATCGGCTGGGCCGAGTTCTACGGCCTGCGGATCGCCGTCGACGCCGGGGTCTTCGTCCCCCGCCGGCGCACCGAATTCCTCGTCCGGCAGGCGGCGGCCCTGATCCATCAGACCGCCGCCGGGCGGCCCGCCGTCGTCGTCGACCTGTGCTGCGGCTCGGGCGCGCTCGGCGCCGCGCTGCTCGCCACCGCGTACGGCCCCGTCGAGCTGTACGCCTGCGACATCGACCCGGCGGCCGTCGCCTGCGCCCGCCGCAATGTCGCCGCGGTCCTCGAAGGGGACCTCTTCGACGCGCTGCCGGACGACCTTCGGAGCCGTATCGACATCCTCATCGCCAACGTGCCCTACGTACCGACCGGAGAGGTCGGACTCCTGCCGTCCGAGGCGCGGGAGCACGAACCGCTGGTGGCGCTCGACGGCGGCGCCGACGGGCTCGACGTACTGCGCCGGGTGACCGCCGGGGCGCCCCACTGGCTGGCGCCCGGCGGCCATCTGCTGTTCGAGACGAGCGAGCGCCAGGTGCCGGACGCCGTCGGCACGGTCAGGGGCGACGGGCTCGCCCCACGGGTCGTGACCTCCGAGGAGTGGGAGGCCACCGTCGTCGTCGCCCAGCTGCGAGGCGCCGGGCTCGGGGCGGTGGCGCTCAGTCCAGACCCCCGCGGCCGATGA